The Phoenix dactylifera cultivar Barhee BC4 chromosome 9, palm_55x_up_171113_PBpolish2nd_filt_p, whole genome shotgun sequence genome window below encodes:
- the LOC103709409 gene encoding transcription factor bHLH62-like: MNCGPPPGQLPPCFLNLNWEQSMDPTSHFESALSSIVSSPSSNSLATAEGLAVNNLVGRLGSVYNSGEISPQSHYMTTPLNSPPKLNLSMMGRIGPHQPAVGSLPFSANPIPITHLDQFSADPGFAERAARFSCFDGRNYGGFAGQFGLPEAGKLSRASSGQSLKAAGPQTGLPERGKATQTQERMQLEAKDAEFGNAREESSVSDPVSASGEVSLRSSGENNPRKRKAAPKDTASPNSAMDPPKAAEEEDSNAKRSRSAEDDGTEKGSIKPKVEQNGSGSASDDGGQKQGKEDNVKPSEPSKDYIHVRARRGQATDSHSLAERVRREKISQRMKLLQDLVPGCNKVTGKAVMLDEIINYVQSLQRQVEFLSMKLATVNPRLDFNNEANLLPKDMHQTCGPVSNSVYPLETSGAALTYANEPQQGAPFHCVVTNALETECMSPLDSTLYQNLGNRQPFVNGFGDASSQLGTFWEDDLQNVVPVDLGQNQEIAISSQCFHGSLPTAHMKIEL; encoded by the exons ATGAACTGTGGGCCGCCGCCAGGTCAGCTTCCGCCGTGCTTTCTCAACCTCAACTGGGAGCAGTCCATGGACCCGACCAGCCACTTTGAGTCGGCGCTCAGCTCCATCGTCTCCTCGCCATCGTCCAATTCGCTTGCTACAGCGGAGGGCCTCGCCGTCAATAACCTCGTTGGACGGCTGGGGAGCGTCTACAATTCCGGCGAGATCTCCCCCCAGTCCCACTACATGACCACCCCTCTGAATTCCCCTCCAAAGCTCAATCTCTCCATGATGGGCCGCATCGGCCCCCACCAGCCGGCCGTCGGAAGCCTGCCGTTCTCGGCGAATCCGATACCGATAACCCATTTGGATCAATTCTCTGCGGACCCAGGGTTCGCTGAGAGGGCCGCAAGGTTTTCTTGCTTTGATGGCCGGAATTACGGTGGGTTTGCAGGCCAGTTTGGTCTGCCGGAGGCTGGAAAGCTCTCGAGGGCATCGAGCGGCCAGTCTCTCAAGGCAGCTGGACCTCAAACGGGGCTGCCAGAGAGAGGCAAGGCGACCCAGACACAGGAGAGGATGCAGTTGGAGGCAAAAGATGCAGAATTTGGTAATGCTCGAGAGGAATCATCAGTATCGGATCCAGTCTCGGCGAGTGGTGAGGTGAGCTTGAGAAGTTCTGGCGAAAACAACCCAAGGAAGAGGAAAGCTGCACCAAAGGACACAGCTTCGCCGAATTCTGCCATGGATCCTCCCAAG gcAGCAGAGGAGGAGGATTCGAATGCGAAGAGAAGTAGGTCTGCAGAAGATGATGGAACCGAAAAGGGATCAATTAAGCCAAAGGTTGAACAGAATGGCAGTGGTAGTGCCAGTGATGATGGTGGTCAAAAACAGGGGAAGGAGGACAATGTGAAGCCCTCGGAGCCATCTAAAGACTATATTCATGTCAGGGCAAGAAGAGGCCAAGCGACAGATAGCCATAGCCTCGCAGAAAGA GTTAGAAGAGAGAAGATCAGCCAGCGTATGAAGTTACTGCAAGATCTTGTGCCAGGTTGCAATAAG GTTACCGGCAAAGCGGTGATGCTTGATGAGATTATAAACTATGTACAGTCCTTGCAGCGCCAAGTCGAG TTTCTTTCCATGAAGTTGGCAACTGTGAATCCCCGGTTGGACTTCAACAATGAGGCAAATCTCCTTCCCAAAGAT ATGCATCAAACTTGTGGACCTGTGTCAAATTCAGTTTATCCACTAGAGACCTCCGGTGCTGCACTAACATATGCAAACGAACCTCAGCAGGGGGCTCCTTTCCATTGTGTTGTGACCAATGCCTTGGAAACAGAGTGTATGAGCCCATTAGACTCCACTCTATATCAAAATCTAGGCAATCGCCAACCTTTTGTTAACGGATTTGGAGATGCTTCATCTCAG CTGGGGACATTCTGGGAGGATGATCTCCAAAACGTTGTTCCAGTGGACTTGGGACAGAATCAGGAGATTGCTATCTCTTCTCAGTGCTTTCATG GTTCATTGCCAACAGCTCACATGAAAATTGAGCTCTGA